The Brachyspira hyodysenteriae ATCC 27164 genome includes a window with the following:
- the fliH gene encoding flagellar assembly protein FliH encodes MPEKVFKSRSIVELTQKVNIAVPHHKSQEELDYEESQEEYRGPSIEEIEAEIAGLRAQWEEDLRDMRRKAVDEADRIIEDAKTQAFEIFKSKQNEAHVISEQAKVDASRIIQDANAEKERIQSESESIKDAAYKEGYAKGYDEGFEKSFSDSNNDLIKLTEKMKKILAETINKRNEIIDAAEAQVIEVAVLIAKRVVKMLTERDKGIVIRNIQEALRRIKGRTKITIRVNIDDLEVSARHKDEFYQMLDKIEGVTVLEDPNVDVGGCMIETDFGDIDARINTQLNEIETAIKEVEPIKGF; translated from the coding sequence ATGCCAGAAAAGGTTTTTAAATCCAGAAGTATTGTTGAACTTACTCAAAAAGTTAATATTGCTGTACCTCATCATAAATCTCAGGAAGAACTAGATTATGAAGAGTCTCAAGAGGAATACAGAGGTCCTTCTATTGAAGAGATTGAAGCTGAGATTGCAGGACTTAGAGCTCAGTGGGAAGAAGATTTAAGAGATATGAGGAGAAAGGCTGTTGATGAGGCAGACAGAATCATTGAAGATGCTAAAACACAAGCCTTTGAAATATTTAAATCTAAACAAAATGAGGCACATGTTATTTCTGAACAGGCTAAAGTTGATGCTTCAAGAATAATACAAGATGCTAATGCTGAAAAAGAAAGAATACAAAGCGAATCAGAATCTATAAAAGATGCTGCTTATAAAGAAGGATATGCTAAAGGTTATGATGAAGGTTTTGAAAAATCTTTTTCTGACAGCAATAATGATTTAATAAAATTAACAGAAAAGATGAAAAAAATCTTAGCTGAAACTATTAATAAAAGAAATGAAATAATAGATGCAGCAGAGGCTCAAGTTATTGAGGTTGCTGTTCTTATAGCTAAGCGTGTTGTAAAAATGCTTACTGAAAGAGACAAAGGTATAGTTATAAGAAATATACAGGAAGCTTTAAGAAGAATTAAAGGCAGAACTAAAATCACTATCAGAGTTAATATTGATGATTTGGAAGTTTCTGCAAGACATAAAGATGAGTTTTATCAAATGCTTGATAAGATTGAGGGTGTAACAGTATTGGAAGACCCTAATGTTGATGTCGGCGGATGTATGATAGAAACAGACTTCGGTGATAT